Proteins from a genomic interval of Pirellulales bacterium:
- a CDS encoding TraM recognition domain-containing protein, translated as MAAMTASARGVRMRPNVAQSQETLDAAALPRHDNTELNHRTCVTTFWQDALTVARLLFVPTLLATPIVLVASILAPFSTLIASSVLGAAGFFVLVAFIQVAFSGKMPSVLSWIILLATCGSVAAVMGVFTNASVAYLLLFSFALACAYVFSYYVAKQAAFWMTAHPQLKRETTLQWQDLWPPPDRHYFNSDFPESIGFSAGAVLLLGAWIFGFAAQRFLMQTAWAPAANLLSILVFMVAVLILWQLVNLSGTLRPISIWSALTNSCRALRIFCCYNRHETPAIGVFRFPSRWLRPVVVRDSLLFATLVLFVMAIAAMGIILPAEPPPSQAASKTEPPPEIEFDQFELDWLASLAPNERATSAERLQQEKLAPWRARQAAIAAEARQESKGQLVATLSLALALVGTAVAAPPVLLLLTLFATSGHLLSRYYDSLEAPGAPEQSDEYSWKIAVERMIRSNDADERNHLLLGTSVLHDYPVLLHRELLKSHGHITGDTGAHKTSYAIGPLAAQLIATDPTSTDLDCSVVIIDLKGEDWLFHATRDAAQKAGRKFRWFTIVPDDSSYVFNPFTQSHWSQLSPEQCTQVILQALSLDYGIGYGRGFFSAMNETVLLRLLREYEINSFEALYRKLEDSAPTKAAGGQATDLRDARHLTALVNRLSAAHALNLTEQDLADKPEAWDNAIDMPTLFDESQVVYFTLPSPLEPVGAPAIAKLALYSLFTAAAQRTGKRKQVYVFIDEFQQVISDSIKLILEQARSKGVSLILAHQTTGQLDRNGTDLAETVDSCTAFKQNLKASDTKAAKRLAEGSGEASYQMFNTSYRVPPSGNMDNLMPETVDVVETIRPRLEPNTIIEVSADSSASMVRFTEGSGYTQFSGYWTIIDSQYHQTPDEFEVRSRRDWPAEDGQTVRVLGEQIRRTAAAAQAGPRRRGETNGSGEASPDEPAVISFADALDKKLRPHAPQPQGEPQEPQDA; from the coding sequence GTGGCCGCAATGACTGCATCGGCCCGGGGCGTGCGGATGCGACCCAATGTCGCCCAAAGTCAGGAGACCCTTGACGCAGCTGCGCTGCCGCGCCATGACAATACGGAACTGAATCACCGGACCTGCGTCACCACATTCTGGCAGGACGCCCTCACTGTCGCCCGGCTCCTCTTCGTACCCACCTTGCTCGCCACACCGATCGTGCTGGTGGCCAGCATCCTCGCGCCATTCTCCACCTTGATCGCTTCGTCGGTGCTGGGCGCAGCCGGGTTCTTCGTTCTGGTCGCATTTATTCAAGTGGCGTTCTCGGGCAAGATGCCGTCAGTCCTGTCATGGATCATCTTGCTGGCCACGTGTGGTTCGGTGGCGGCCGTGATGGGCGTGTTCACCAACGCCAGCGTGGCCTACCTGTTGCTGTTTAGTTTCGCGTTAGCTTGCGCCTACGTGTTTTCCTATTACGTTGCCAAACAGGCTGCCTTCTGGATGACGGCCCATCCGCAGCTGAAACGCGAAACGACGCTCCAGTGGCAGGATCTTTGGCCGCCCCCCGATCGGCACTACTTCAACTCCGATTTTCCTGAATCGATTGGCTTCAGTGCCGGAGCGGTTCTCTTACTGGGCGCGTGGATTTTCGGTTTCGCGGCTCAGCGGTTCCTGATGCAAACCGCCTGGGCGCCAGCTGCCAATCTGTTGAGCATTTTGGTGTTCATGGTCGCAGTGCTGATTTTGTGGCAGCTGGTGAACTTATCCGGCACGCTACGCCCGATCTCGATCTGGTCGGCACTTACCAATAGCTGTCGGGCGTTGCGGATCTTTTGCTGCTACAACCGCCATGAGACGCCAGCGATCGGGGTGTTTCGCTTTCCATCACGCTGGTTGCGGCCGGTTGTAGTGCGCGACTCCTTACTGTTTGCCACCTTGGTGCTGTTCGTGATGGCCATCGCGGCGATGGGGATCATCCTGCCGGCGGAGCCACCACCGTCGCAAGCCGCAAGCAAAACGGAACCACCACCGGAAATTGAATTCGATCAATTTGAATTGGACTGGCTTGCTTCGCTGGCACCCAACGAACGTGCAACCAGTGCCGAGCGTTTACAACAAGAGAAGCTTGCCCCGTGGCGAGCCCGCCAGGCGGCAATTGCCGCCGAGGCGCGCCAAGAGTCAAAGGGCCAACTGGTGGCCACGTTGTCGCTGGCGCTCGCGCTAGTCGGCACTGCGGTAGCCGCGCCGCCTGTGCTGTTGCTGCTGACATTGTTTGCCACCAGCGGGCACCTGCTCTCGCGCTACTACGATTCGTTGGAAGCACCTGGGGCACCTGAGCAGAGCGACGAGTATTCCTGGAAGATCGCCGTTGAGCGCATGATCCGCTCGAACGACGCGGACGAACGCAATCATCTGTTGCTTGGCACGTCCGTTCTGCATGACTATCCGGTCCTGTTGCATCGGGAATTGCTCAAGAGCCATGGGCATATCACCGGGGACACGGGGGCTCACAAGACCTCGTATGCCATCGGTCCTCTAGCGGCGCAATTGATCGCCACCGACCCCACTTCGACGGATTTGGATTGTTCAGTCGTGATTATCGACCTCAAGGGAGAAGATTGGCTGTTTCATGCGACGCGAGACGCGGCTCAAAAAGCTGGCCGCAAGTTCCGCTGGTTCACCATCGTTCCCGACGACTCCAGCTATGTCTTCAACCCCTTTACCCAATCGCACTGGTCGCAGCTATCGCCCGAGCAATGCACCCAAGTGATTCTGCAGGCGCTCTCGCTCGATTATGGCATCGGCTACGGACGCGGTTTCTTTTCGGCCATGAACGAAACGGTGCTGCTCCGCCTATTGCGAGAATACGAGATCAATAGTTTCGAGGCGCTGTACCGGAAGCTGGAAGACTCGGCACCCACCAAAGCGGCCGGCGGCCAGGCAACCGACTTGCGTGATGCGCGTCATCTGACGGCGCTCGTGAACCGCCTCTCGGCCGCACACGCCTTGAACCTGACCGAACAAGACTTGGCCGATAAGCCGGAGGCCTGGGACAACGCCATCGACATGCCCACGCTGTTCGACGAATCTCAAGTAGTCTATTTCACGTTGCCCAGTCCTCTGGAACCGGTCGGCGCGCCGGCGATTGCCAAGCTCGCGCTGTACTCGCTCTTCACGGCCGCTGCCCAACGCACTGGGAAGCGTAAACAGGTCTATGTCTTCATCGATGAGTTCCAGCAGGTGATCAGTGACAGCATCAAGCTGATTCTCGAACAGGCCCGCAGCAAGGGGGTAAGTTTGATCCTCGCCCACCAAACCACCGGGCAACTGGATCGTAACGGGACCGATCTGGCCGAGACGGTCGACTCTTGCACGGCATTCAAACAGAATCTCAAGGCGTCTGATACCAAAGCTGCGAAGCGATTGGCCGAGGGCTCCGGCGAAGCCAGCTATCAGATGTTCAATACCAGCTATCGCGTTCCGCCCAGCGGCAATATGGACAACCTGATGCCGGAGACGGTTGACGTAGTCGAGACCATCCGGCCGCGGCTCGAACCCAATACGATCATCGAAGTGAGCGCGGATTCGAGCGCGAGCATGGTTCGCTTCACGGAAGGAAGCGGCTATACGCAGTTCAGCGGTTATTGGACGATCATCGACTCGCAATATCATCAGACGCCGGACGAGTTCGAAGTGCGCAGTCGCCGAGACTGGCCTGCCGAGGACGGGCAGACGGTGCGTGTGTTGGGTGAGCAAATTCGCCGCACCGCAGCCGCTGCTCAAGCCGGGCCGCGCCGGCGAGGCGAAACCAACGGAAGTGGTGAAGCCAGCCCGGATGAGCCCGCGGTGATCTCCTTCGCGGATGCACTCGACAAGAAACTACGCCCCCATGCACCTCAACCCCAAGGCGAACCCCAAGAGCCACAAGATGCCTAA
- a CDS encoding protein kinase family protein, whose protein sequence is MERLKSRSNLPAKLTIKNHTYELVGDEILGDGLYSVVWKAIDEYSRPRAIKLCPKELYPSDTPFTEATHASQLESCDAFATFVDVDTVFVSLDGLEYELIAFVEHFVNGVTLEAYLANEPDKITPSFFRAYVRALCNGLKALYDLHLRHNDLHMRNVMIAEPSLGDLSAERRIKIIDTGSIRSSRPNAFDDHRSVVEHLITIWNVIHKRRDVVVRDRRFLTALLPLLRHMLEEDSVVALRDPVQILGQFESAYERAMVPPRDDFLSLTNPFEFISADHIADDRLLVDIFASSCPWLEKVSGPDPCLVTGPRGCGKSTIFRWLSLKAHLHKRAEVIHRELRISGFYLSCSADLQNRLSWIRTDADAQLWRDQIIDYFNLLAAREIVKTLVLISRHPDRETYWGFGLAAEQTVHDFLTAMVPNSSTPRVRGVSRIEQVLEFIEACIFSLQIEFQGEPMTRRHTAASFLGDFTELLVAKLPCFAEKKIAFLVDDFSTHRIHESVQSILNLIIWHRRPSHVFKLSSEKHGAFLNDDLLASSEVSRERLEIDCGQEYLALNDAHREKATVQFATDLLNNRLRAAKYTGTAEVLIGRSNWSEGSLAKALAIKRANPRPSHYHGIDCIAQLCSGDIASLLSVYSTIFALANVEKSTVQPVPKYLQDQAIRHVSRTMVELVKTYVPYGKEMHAIVLAFGNLVRNILQAGKLQSDDDPTQIPRIEIDQKEGDAVAALPEQLQNLAWELVRRAIVIEMEPGLSRHRNVTTLRWNLRRIYLPTFGAALSKNDAVKRGADWLHSFLSTPTEACNEVWNEWPKQSEGQTRDAASSATSKMEELPLFRNLPKEGE, encoded by the coding sequence TTGGAACGGCTGAAGTCGCGCTCGAACTTGCCAGCTAAGCTAACGATTAAGAATCACACCTACGAGCTTGTGGGCGACGAGATCCTTGGTGACGGTCTTTATTCCGTCGTCTGGAAAGCCATTGACGAGTATTCACGACCTCGTGCAATCAAGCTTTGTCCGAAGGAGTTATATCCGTCGGACACACCGTTCACGGAAGCAACGCACGCATCGCAGCTCGAATCCTGCGATGCCTTTGCCACGTTCGTCGATGTCGATACAGTCTTCGTGTCTTTGGACGGCTTGGAGTACGAGCTAATCGCTTTCGTCGAGCACTTCGTCAACGGAGTCACACTTGAGGCGTATCTTGCGAACGAGCCGGATAAGATAACGCCGTCATTTTTCCGTGCGTATGTTCGGGCGCTTTGCAATGGACTGAAGGCGTTGTACGATCTTCACCTTCGGCACAATGATCTGCATATGCGCAATGTGATGATCGCCGAGCCGTCGTTGGGAGATCTATCGGCGGAAAGACGTATCAAGATTATCGATACCGGTAGTATTCGATCGTCGCGGCCGAATGCCTTCGACGACCACCGCTCCGTCGTTGAACATCTTATCACGATCTGGAACGTGATCCACAAGCGACGTGATGTCGTAGTTCGCGACCGACGGTTTCTGACGGCATTATTGCCATTGCTCCGGCACATGCTGGAAGAAGATAGCGTCGTAGCGCTGCGCGATCCAGTTCAGATTCTGGGCCAGTTCGAGAGCGCATATGAGCGCGCTATGGTGCCGCCTCGCGATGATTTTCTAAGCCTGACCAACCCATTTGAGTTTATCTCTGCGGATCATATAGCGGACGACCGCCTTCTAGTTGACATCTTTGCAAGCTCCTGCCCGTGGCTGGAAAAAGTATCTGGCCCAGATCCATGTCTCGTGACGGGACCGCGCGGATGCGGGAAATCTACGATCTTTCGGTGGCTAAGCCTCAAAGCACATCTGCATAAGCGCGCGGAGGTAATACATCGCGAGCTTCGAATCTCCGGATTCTATCTGTCGTGCAGCGCCGATCTTCAGAATCGGCTTAGCTGGATTCGAACCGATGCCGACGCCCAACTCTGGCGCGACCAAATCATCGATTACTTTAATCTTCTGGCAGCACGAGAAATCGTGAAGACGCTTGTACTTATTTCACGCCACCCCGACCGAGAGACCTATTGGGGCTTTGGTCTGGCGGCCGAACAAACGGTGCATGACTTCCTGACTGCTATGGTTCCCAATAGCTCAACTCCTCGGGTTAGAGGCGTCTCAAGGATTGAGCAGGTATTGGAGTTTATCGAAGCTTGCATTTTCTCGTTACAAATCGAATTCCAAGGAGAGCCAATGACGAGGCGGCACACGGCCGCTTCCTTCCTAGGGGATTTCACAGAATTGCTGGTCGCGAAGTTGCCCTGCTTTGCCGAAAAGAAGATTGCCTTCTTGGTCGATGACTTTTCCACGCACCGTATCCATGAATCAGTTCAAAGCATTTTGAACTTGATCATTTGGCATCGTCGTCCGTCGCATGTTTTCAAACTGTCGTCCGAGAAACACGGTGCGTTCCTCAATGACGATTTGCTTGCTTCATCGGAAGTATCCCGTGAGCGACTCGAGATCGACTGTGGCCAGGAGTACTTAGCGCTGAACGATGCACATCGAGAGAAAGCAACGGTGCAGTTCGCAACCGATCTCTTAAATAACCGGTTGCGTGCGGCGAAGTATACCGGTACTGCCGAAGTGCTAATCGGCCGCTCCAATTGGTCTGAAGGGTCACTTGCGAAGGCATTAGCCATCAAACGTGCCAATCCACGGCCGAGTCACTATCACGGAATCGATTGCATCGCCCAACTCTGCTCTGGCGACATTGCGAGCCTCCTGAGTGTTTACAGTACGATCTTTGCATTGGCTAATGTCGAAAAATCAACCGTTCAACCTGTCCCGAAGTATCTGCAGGATCAGGCAATCCGGCACGTGTCGCGGACGATGGTTGAGCTGGTGAAAACGTACGTTCCCTACGGAAAGGAAATGCACGCGATCGTGTTGGCCTTCGGAAATCTCGTCCGCAACATTCTTCAGGCTGGGAAACTGCAATCTGACGACGATCCAACTCAGATTCCACGGATTGAAATCGACCAGAAGGAGGGCGACGCCGTCGCAGCCTTGCCTGAACAACTTCAGAACCTTGCGTGGGAGCTAGTACGGCGGGCCATTGTCATTGAGATGGAACCGGGGCTTTCCCGACATCGGAACGTGACGACTCTGCGGTGGAATTTAAGGCGAATCTACCTTCCAACCTTCGGCGCTGCGCTTAGTAAGAACGACGCCGTAAAGAGAGGTGCCGATTGGCTCCATAGCTTCTTATCGACGCCCACAGAAGCCTGTAACGAGGTGTGGAACGAGTGGCCAAAGCAATCGGAAGGCCAAACTCGCGACGCAGCCTCGTCAGCGACGTCGAAGATGGAAGAATTACCGTTGTTTCGCAACTTACCGAAGGAAGGCGAATAA
- a CDS encoding DUF4338 domain-containing protein — protein sequence MRRFTILNLLRKPRLIQVARALGLPAPKNAIRKTLVGILEKSRAFTTRDLLELLHCDELKAACDALGWQPNGANKAAFIARLTGDSSVLLRSNVVASLRSQGFAIRAGRIYIPEGIDKDRIRRLHECAMKHKRDRAKAILGRYESDLLGRIANGSELRVESIFPKLVEVTRGSDEELLFRYACLHWTIPVSSGYGRRLRFLIVDGNNNDRLIGVLGLGDPVFALQPRESWIGWNSATRSARLQNIVDAFVLGAAPPYSQLLCGKLVAMLAASNEVRVAFKKKYAGKETLISGKKMDGDIALLTTTSALGRSSVYNRITFRNATLYQSIGYTQGYGDFQFLNGLYDELSAFAHSHCEATAKNNSWGTGFRNRREVVKKSLKALGLSSELLCHGVRREVFVVPTATNSKSFLCGETDRLDHTDRPAEELWTHFRNRWLLPRAARDQRFRTFKREEYRLWAAVANNA from the coding sequence GTGAGGCGGTTCACGATCCTGAACCTGCTCCGCAAGCCGCGACTGATTCAAGTCGCACGCGCACTTGGCCTTCCGGCCCCTAAGAACGCGATTCGCAAAACGTTGGTCGGCATCCTAGAGAAGAGCCGAGCATTTACTACCCGAGACCTTCTGGAACTTCTCCATTGCGATGAGCTGAAAGCTGCCTGCGACGCACTCGGTTGGCAGCCCAACGGTGCAAATAAAGCGGCGTTCATTGCTCGGTTGACAGGCGATTCATCGGTTTTGCTTCGATCGAACGTCGTAGCGTCGCTGAGATCACAGGGCTTCGCGATTCGTGCCGGAAGAATCTACATTCCAGAAGGCATCGATAAGGATCGTATTCGTCGGCTCCACGAATGCGCGATGAAGCACAAGCGGGATCGGGCCAAAGCAATTCTTGGCCGGTATGAGTCCGATTTGCTAGGCCGTATTGCGAACGGTAGCGAACTACGAGTCGAGTCGATTTTTCCCAAGCTTGTAGAGGTCACTCGTGGAAGCGATGAGGAACTTCTGTTTCGCTACGCTTGCCTACATTGGACAATACCGGTTTCCTCCGGCTACGGTCGGCGCCTGCGATTTCTTATCGTCGACGGCAATAATAACGACAGGCTGATCGGGGTTCTCGGTTTGGGTGATCCTGTCTTTGCGTTACAACCACGCGAGTCCTGGATCGGCTGGAACTCAGCCACGAGATCCGCACGGCTGCAGAATATCGTCGACGCGTTCGTACTCGGTGCCGCACCGCCCTACTCCCAGTTGCTTTGCGGAAAGCTAGTCGCCATGCTGGCTGCGAGTAACGAAGTGCGAGTTGCCTTCAAGAAGAAATATGCTGGCAAAGAGACTCTAATTTCTGGCAAGAAGATGGACGGCGACATAGCACTGCTCACTACGACTTCAGCGCTCGGTCGATCCTCCGTATACAATCGGATCACTTTTCGTAACGCGACCTTGTACCAGAGCATTGGATACACACAAGGTTACGGAGATTTTCAATTCCTAAACGGCCTGTACGACGAATTGAGCGCCTTCGCGCACTCTCATTGCGAGGCCACAGCAAAAAACAATTCATGGGGAACCGGTTTTCGGAATCGACGAGAGGTTGTGAAGAAATCCCTCAAGGCACTGGGCCTCTCGTCCGAACTCTTATGCCATGGTGTCCGCCGAGAAGTATTCGTCGTACCAACGGCGACGAATAGCAAATCCTTTCTGTGCGGCGAAACTGATCGGCTCGATCATACAGACCGTCCAGCTGAAGAGCTTTGGACCCATTTTCGCAACCGCTGGCTTCTGCCGCGCGCCGCGCGCGACCAACGCTTTCGAACCTTCAAACGGGAGGAATATCGGTTGTGGGCGGCCGTGGCGAACAATGCCTAA